The following coding sequences lie in one Deinococcota bacterium genomic window:
- a CDS encoding ABC transporter ATP-binding protein, translated as MTLEPTTAENHARQETAPITELRGVTKTYPGASAVTALRDLSLTVRAGEFVAIMGRSGSGKSTLLNLLGLLDRPTAGSLRLHGEEVGSKGDDELARLRREKLGFIFQSFNLFARATALNNVAMTLLYAGVPVAERRRRAEAMLRRVGLADRAHHLPSALSGGQQQRVAIARALVNDPVMILADEPTGNLDSRTGESVLALLQELNEGGATILMVTHDEDIARHTGRIVRLFDGEIREDRAVAKPLRAARAL; from the coding sequence ATGACCCTCGAGCCTACGACCGCTGAAAACCATGCTCGTCAGGAGACGGCGCCGATCACCGAACTGCGCGGGGTGACCAAGACCTACCCCGGCGCCAGCGCCGTCACGGCCCTGCGCGACCTCTCGCTGACGGTGCGCGCGGGCGAGTTCGTGGCGATCATGGGCAGGTCGGGCTCGGGCAAGTCCACGCTGTTAAACCTGCTCGGGCTGCTCGACCGCCCGACCGCGGGCAGCCTGCGCCTTCACGGCGAGGAGGTAGGCAGCAAGGGCGACGATGAACTCGCGCGCCTGCGCCGCGAGAAGCTGGGCTTCATCTTCCAGTCCTTCAACCTCTTCGCTAGGGCCACCGCCCTGAACAACGTCGCCATGACGCTGCTCTACGCCGGCGTGCCCGTGGCCGAGCGGCGGCGGCGCGCCGAGGCGATGCTCCGCAGGGTCGGCCTCGCCGACCGCGCCCACCACCTGCCCAGCGCACTCTCGGGCGGGCAGCAGCAGCGGGTGGCGATCGCCCGGGCGCTCGTCAACGACCCGGTCATGATCTTGGCCGACGAGCCGACCGGCAACCTCGACTCGAGGACGGGCGAGAGCGTCTTGGCGCTCCTGCAGGAGCTAAACGAGGGCGGTGCGACCATCCTTATGGTCACCCACGACGAGGACATCGCCCGCCACACCGGGCGCATCGTCCGCCTCTTCGACGGCGAGATCAGAGAGGATCGCGCGGTGGCCAAGCCGCTGCGCGCCGCGCGGGCCCTGTGA
- a CDS encoding ABC transporter permease — protein MRLGDYFAAALENIRAAKLRSFLTSLGIIIGIGSVVLLIAIGQGVSETVTGAFADLGSTRITVTPGAPRGQGLTFGPGSGAASTLSLEDAAALAELEGVAAVAPVIALAATARGPEASLTLAAVGTTPAYLEVARQRLLAGRAFAGDDELVLNQAAAAPLLGTSNSSEAVGMRVTLSAQAFSQVFTVVGIVEDVLPPFAQAGPGGADEARASPTALLPVGRALAAAGTERVAQIILSAESPDEVAATEERVQAALLERRDGSQDFRVSSLQEVIASFSEVFEVLTLFLTAIAGISLLVGGIGIMNIMLVTVTERTREIGVAKAIGATRRDVVLQFLVEAVVLSLIGGALGLLFAWLGTLVLQRGFGLPAVVTPSAVFLAVGVSAAIGVFFGVVPAWRAARLDPIEALRHQ, from the coding sequence ATGAGGCTAGGGGACTACTTCGCGGCCGCGCTCGAGAACATCCGGGCGGCCAAGCTGCGCAGCTTTCTGACCTCGCTGGGCATCATCATCGGGATCGGCTCGGTGGTCCTGCTCATCGCCATCGGCCAGGGGGTCAGCGAGACCGTGACGGGCGCCTTTGCCGATCTGGGCTCGACCAGGATCACGGTGACGCCGGGGGCGCCCAGGGGCCAGGGGCTGACCTTCGGGCCGGGCTCCGGCGCGGCCAGCACGCTCAGCTTAGAGGACGCCGCGGCACTCGCGGAGCTCGAGGGGGTGGCGGCGGTCGCGCCCGTCATCGCCCTGGCGGCGACCGCGCGCGGGCCCGAGGCGAGCCTGACGCTGGCGGCGGTCGGCACCACCCCGGCCTATCTCGAGGTGGCGCGCCAGCGCCTGCTGGCCGGCCGGGCCTTTGCCGGGGACGACGAGCTGGTGCTCAACCAGGCGGCGGCCGCGCCGCTCTTGGGCACGTCCAATAGTTCGGAGGCCGTCGGGATGCGCGTGACGCTGAGCGCTCAAGCCTTCAGTCAGGTCTTCACCGTGGTCGGCATCGTCGAGGACGTGCTGCCGCCCTTCGCCCAGGCGGGGCCGGGCGGCGCGGACGAGGCGCGCGCCAGTCCCACCGCCCTCTTGCCCGTCGGGCGGGCCCTGGCGGCGGCGGGGACGGAGCGGGTGGCGCAAATAATCCTCAGCGCCGAGAGCCCGGACGAGGTCGCGGCGACCGAGGAGCGGGTCCAGGCTGCGCTTTTGGAGCGCCGGGACGGCAGCCAGGACTTCAGGGTCAGCTCGCTGCAAGAGGTCATCGCCTCCTTCAGCGAGGTGTTCGAGGTGCTCACCCTCTTTCTCACCGCCATCGCCGGGATTTCGCTGCTCGTCGGCGGCATCGGCATCATGAACATCATGCTGGTGACGGTCACCGAGCGCACCCGCGAGATCGGCGTCGCCAAGGCGATCGGCGCGACGAGGCGCGATGTCGTCCTGCAGTTTCTGGTCGAAGCGGTGGTGCTCAGCCTGATCGGCGGGGCCCTGGGCCTGCTCTTCGCCTGGCTCGGCACCCTGGTCTTGCAGCGGGGCTTCGGCCTGCCCGCCGTCGTCACGCCGTCGGCCGTCTTTCTGGCGGTGGGCGTGTCGGCCGCAATCGGCGTCTTTTTCGGGGTGGTGCCGGCCTGGCGCGCGGCGCGGCTCGACCCGATCGAGGCTCTGCGCCACCAGTAA
- a CDS encoding FUN14 domain-containing protein yields the protein MDLPDLDSLMPYLGQLTFGALAGFAVGYTLKKVSKLMALLLGVLFICLQLLAYYGFVSIDWPRVQESMDPLLGAEPLNQTWRGLLELLTANVPFAAAFVPSMILGLRQG from the coding sequence GTGGACCTGCCCGACCTCGACAGCCTCATGCCCTACCTGGGCCAGCTCACCTTCGGCGCGCTCGCCGGTTTCGCGGTGGGCTACACCCTCAAGAAGGTGAGCAAGCTCATGGCCCTGCTTCTCGGCGTGCTCTTCATCTGCCTTCAGCTCCTGGCCTACTACGGCTTTGTGAGCATCGATTGGCCGCGCGTCCAGGAGAGCATGGACCCTCTCTTGGGCGCCGAGCCCTTGAACCAGACGTGGCGGGGTCTGCTCGAGCTCCTGACCGCCAACGTGCCCTTTGCCGCGGCCTTCGTCCCCAGCATGATCCTGGGCCTGCGCCAGGGTTAG